The proteins below come from a single Halostagnicola larsenii XH-48 genomic window:
- the cdd gene encoding cytidine deaminase produces the protein MNDETLVEMARDVQSKAHVPYSEYQVGAALETAAGDVYVGCNIENANYSNSLHAEEVAIAEAIKEGATEFERIAVSSSRRDGVTPCGMCRQTLAEFCGDDLRVICDEGESTSEYTLGELLPDTITEEMLE, from the coding sequence ATGAACGACGAAACACTGGTCGAGATGGCGCGAGACGTTCAGTCGAAAGCGCACGTGCCCTACTCCGAGTACCAGGTCGGCGCGGCCCTCGAGACCGCGGCGGGCGACGTGTACGTCGGCTGTAACATCGAAAACGCGAACTACAGCAACAGCCTCCACGCCGAGGAGGTCGCCATCGCCGAGGCGATCAAAGAGGGCGCGACCGAGTTCGAACGCATCGCCGTTAGCTCGAGTCGACGCGACGGCGTCACCCCCTGCGGGATGTGCCGACAGACGCTCGCCGAGTTCTGCGGGGACGACCTTCGCGTGATCTGTGACGAGGGAGAGTCGACGAGCGAGTACACCTTGGGCGAGTTGCTCCCCGACACGATAACCGAAGAGATGCTCGAGTAA
- a CDS encoding phosphopantetheine adenylyltransferase translates to MDVALGGTFDPVHDGHRRLFERAFELGDVTVGLTSDDLAPKTRHEDRPVRSFDQRKDRLEGELEPVAEEYDRTFEIRTLTEPTGIATEPPFDYLVVSPETVDGGEKINEIRRDRGLDPLEVVVVPHLRAEDGDIISSTRIVNGEIDEHGHLLDGDGQ, encoded by the coding sequence ATGGATGTCGCGCTTGGTGGGACGTTCGACCCCGTCCACGACGGCCACCGGCGGCTGTTCGAACGGGCGTTCGAACTCGGAGACGTGACCGTCGGGCTAACGAGCGACGACCTCGCGCCGAAAACCCGCCACGAGGACCGACCCGTCCGATCGTTCGATCAACGGAAGGATCGCCTCGAGGGCGAACTCGAGCCCGTCGCCGAGGAGTACGATCGAACGTTCGAAATCCGAACGCTCACGGAGCCGACCGGCATCGCGACCGAGCCGCCCTTCGATTACCTCGTCGTTTCGCCGGAAACCGTCGATGGGGGCGAGAAAATCAACGAAATTCGGCGCGATCGCGGGCTCGATCCGCTCGAGGTCGTCGTCGTTCCGCACCTTCGAGCTGAGGACGGCGATATCATCTCGAGTACGCGGATCGTCAACGGCGAAATCGACGAACACGGCCACCTGCTCGACGGCGACGGTCAGTAG
- a CDS encoding phosphate signaling complex PhoU family protein yields METRKVQVTGGSTYTVSLPKSWATENQVSAGTTVAFYPEDDSLLLTPKSDVDRQEGTLDVSSLEDDRLTRAVMTMYVSGFDLIRLEANRITTDQRRAIRNATQSLVGVEVLEETTDSVVIQDLLDSSELSIVNAVTRMRLISSSMLDDAITALVENDDDIARDVIERDDDVDRLWLVVSRIFRATLRSPRAAEELGVPREDCFDYHSSARQLERVADHAVKISQLALKLEEIPEEVADALVALRDDAFDVLEKSLDALFAEDSEEANRLGHAARELILEIDEHTRTIDDMLRELDPMQAQSLGLIVDSLSRSADYGGNIAETALQKAAPSP; encoded by the coding sequence ATGGAGACGCGCAAAGTCCAGGTGACGGGCGGGTCGACGTACACAGTATCGTTGCCGAAATCCTGGGCGACCGAAAACCAGGTCAGCGCAGGAACGACCGTCGCGTTCTATCCCGAGGACGATTCGCTGCTTTTGACGCCGAAAAGCGACGTCGATAGACAGGAGGGAACGCTCGATGTCTCGAGCCTCGAGGACGACCGACTGACTCGAGCCGTCATGACGATGTACGTCAGCGGCTTCGATCTGATCCGCCTCGAGGCGAACCGGATTACGACCGACCAGCGTCGCGCGATTCGAAATGCGACCCAGAGCCTCGTCGGCGTCGAGGTGTTAGAGGAGACGACCGACAGCGTCGTGATTCAGGACCTGCTCGACTCCTCGGAGCTCTCGATCGTCAACGCCGTGACCCGCATGCGGCTGATCTCCTCGTCGATGCTCGACGACGCCATCACCGCGCTCGTCGAGAACGACGACGACATCGCCCGCGACGTGATCGAACGGGACGACGACGTGGATCGACTCTGGCTCGTGGTTTCGCGGATCTTCCGCGCGACGCTGCGCTCGCCTCGAGCCGCCGAAGAACTCGGCGTTCCCCGGGAGGACTGTTTCGATTACCACTCGAGCGCCAGACAGCTCGAGCGGGTCGCCGACCACGCGGTCAAAATCAGCCAGCTCGCGCTCAAACTCGAGGAGATTCCGGAGGAAGTCGCCGACGCACTGGTCGCACTTCGCGACGACGCCTTCGACGTGCTCGAGAAGTCGCTGGATGCGCTGTTCGCCGAGGACAGCGAAGAGGCAAATCGACTCGGACACGCCGCTCGAGAACTGATCCTCGAGATCGACGAACACACGCGGACCATCGACGACATGCTTCGAGAACTCGACCCGATGCAAGCCCAGTCGCTCGGCCTAATCGTCGACTCGCTCTCGAGAAGCGCCGACTACGGCGGTAACATCGCGGAAACGGCGTTACAGAAGGCAGCGCCGAGTCCCTAA
- a CDS encoding DUF488 domain-containing protein produces MASGHLADTYVAALQHDLEELDPDTTLVGVVRNPTGWFHAAVDENVPELGPPEPLLESTKSAEEALKMRGFCGEGAHNAAWEEVGFETAYRAHLEESASAQDALETLEERLEAGESIALVCFENTAKKRCHRTILREYLEDG; encoded by the coding sequence ATGGCAAGCGGCCACCTCGCGGACACGTACGTCGCCGCGTTGCAACACGACCTCGAGGAACTCGACCCGGACACGACGCTCGTCGGCGTGGTCCGGAATCCGACGGGCTGGTTTCACGCCGCCGTCGACGAGAACGTCCCCGAACTCGGGCCACCGGAACCGCTGCTCGAGTCGACCAAATCAGCCGAGGAGGCGTTGAAGATGCGCGGCTTCTGCGGGGAAGGCGCACACAACGCCGCCTGGGAGGAGGTCGGCTTCGAGACGGCGTATCGCGCGCATCTCGAGGAGTCGGCGAGCGCGCAGGACGCACTCGAGACGCTCGAAGAACGTCTCGAGGCTGGCGAATCGATCGCGCTCGTCTGCTTCGAGAACACGGCGAAAAAGCGGTGTCACAGGACGATTCTGCGGGAGTACCTCGAGGACGGGTGA
- the dacZ gene encoding diadenylate cyclase DacZ: MDGLDDVFGDIFSGVDAVVLFGPSGSYYERFSSVDELDVIVVGTENVVSAETFVELPLEFEDVAERISFGLEGALQQDIIEDGDVLACATSVFSDSIDTVSRVRADADSKTGIYDLFSRSRADPEVIKAVLELAIELGKKGQKGKPVGALFVVGDAGKVMNKSRPLSYNPFEKSHVHVGDPIVSVMLKEFSRLDGAFVISDSGKIVSAYRYLEPSAEGVDIPKGLGARHMAGGAITRDTNAIAIALSESDGMVRAFKGGELLIEVDPEAY; the protein is encoded by the coding sequence ATGGACGGATTAGACGACGTGTTCGGGGACATCTTCTCGGGTGTCGATGCCGTCGTACTCTTCGGGCCGAGCGGGTCGTACTACGAGCGCTTTTCCTCGGTCGACGAACTCGACGTCATCGTCGTTGGCACGGAAAACGTCGTGAGTGCGGAGACGTTCGTCGAACTCCCGCTCGAGTTCGAAGACGTCGCAGAGCGGATCTCCTTCGGACTCGAGGGCGCGTTGCAACAGGACATCATCGAAGATGGGGACGTACTGGCGTGTGCGACGAGCGTCTTCAGTGACAGCATCGACACCGTCTCGCGCGTTCGAGCGGACGCCGACTCGAAGACGGGTATTTACGACCTGTTCTCGCGGTCGCGTGCGGATCCCGAGGTGATCAAGGCGGTGCTCGAACTCGCGATCGAACTCGGCAAGAAAGGCCAGAAGGGCAAGCCCGTCGGGGCGTTGTTCGTCGTCGGCGACGCCGGAAAAGTGATGAACAAGTCCCGACCGCTTTCGTACAACCCGTTCGAAAAATCTCACGTACACGTCGGCGACCCGATCGTGAGCGTAATGTTAAAGGAGTTCTCGCGTCTCGACGGAGCGTTCGTCATCTCCGATTCGGGCAAGATCGTCTCTGCCTACCGGTATCTCGAGCCGTCCGCGGAAGGCGTCGACATCCCGAAAGGGCTCGGGGCCAGACACATGGCCGGCGGTGCGATCACCAGAGATACGAACGCGATCGCGATCGCGCTTTCCGAAAGCGACGGCATGGTACGGGCGTTCAAAGGTGGCGAGTTACTGATCGAGGTCGATCCGGAGGCGTACTGA
- a CDS encoding nucleoside phosphorylase has product MAGHSEDPNADEQYHLEVGPEDIADTVLLPGNPERIDKIVAHWDEYDERAYHREYRTATGTYDETPISVTSTGIGGPSAAIAVEELARVGAETFIRVGSCGALQEEMAVGDLVITTGGVRQEGTSSEYVREDYPANADYEVVCALVAAAERLGYDYHTGVTMSADAFYPGQGRPGFEGFEAAGSTELVDELKEANVKNIEMEASAIMTIASIYGLRAGAVCSVYANRETGEFRTEGESRSAETASLATHLLAKMDAVKREAGADRWHAGLSLE; this is encoded by the coding sequence ATGGCAGGACACAGCGAAGACCCGAACGCGGACGAACAGTACCACCTCGAGGTCGGCCCGGAAGACATTGCCGACACCGTCTTGCTCCCGGGGAATCCGGAACGGATCGACAAGATCGTCGCCCACTGGGACGAGTACGACGAGCGGGCCTATCACCGGGAGTACCGGACCGCGACCGGCACCTACGACGAGACGCCGATCTCGGTGACGTCGACGGGGATCGGCGGGCCGTCGGCGGCGATCGCGGTCGAAGAACTGGCCCGCGTCGGCGCGGAGACGTTCATTCGGGTCGGCTCCTGTGGCGCGTTACAAGAAGAGATGGCGGTCGGCGATCTGGTCATCACGACGGGCGGCGTTCGCCAGGAAGGCACCAGCAGCGAGTACGTCCGCGAGGACTACCCCGCGAACGCCGACTACGAGGTCGTCTGCGCGCTCGTCGCCGCCGCGGAGCGACTCGGCTACGACTACCACACGGGCGTCACGATGAGCGCCGATGCGTTCTACCCGGGTCAGGGCCGACCGGGGTTCGAGGGCTTCGAAGCCGCCGGCTCGACGGAGTTAGTCGACGAACTCAAAGAAGCGAACGTGAAAAACATCGAGATGGAAGCCAGCGCGATCATGACCATCGCGTCGATTTACGGACTCCGAGCCGGAGCCGTCTGTTCGGTCTACGCCAACCGGGAAACCGGCGAGTTCCGGACCGAAGGCGAGTCCCGCTCAGCCGAAACAGCCTCGCTGGCGACGCACCTTCTGGCGAAAATGGACGCAGTGAAACGTGAGGCCGGTGCGGATCGGTGGCACGCCGGCCTCAGCCTCGAGTAG
- a CDS encoding mechanosensitive ion channel domain-containing protein: MDWQTLVDEPAVIAVAVLALGLVVGYLVGKLNKELLSAAGVTDAVEGTPFERTAQSLGTSTVEIVARISSWFIYGIAVLTAIHIAELLPTDAFWANIIQFIPQVFIAVFVLILGFIIADKAELSVSEYLRGVKLPEVAIIPKVVKYSVLYIAFIIALDQIGVHVFALLILLAVYTVGIVIVGGYAFKDFLVSSAAGIYLLLNQPYSIGDRVRIGDQSGIVQEVDLFVTKIEDDSEEFIVPNRRVFEEGVIRIRS, encoded by the coding sequence ATGGACTGGCAGACGCTCGTCGACGAACCTGCGGTCATCGCCGTGGCAGTGCTCGCGCTCGGCCTCGTCGTCGGGTATCTCGTCGGAAAGCTCAACAAGGAACTGCTCAGTGCGGCCGGGGTCACCGACGCCGTCGAAGGGACGCCGTTCGAACGCACCGCCCAGAGCCTCGGTACGTCCACGGTCGAGATCGTCGCTCGGATCAGTTCGTGGTTCATCTACGGCATCGCGGTCCTCACCGCGATCCACATCGCAGAGCTCCTTCCGACCGACGCGTTCTGGGCGAATATCATCCAATTCATTCCGCAGGTCTTCATCGCAGTCTTCGTGCTGATTCTCGGGTTCATCATCGCCGACAAGGCCGAACTGAGCGTCAGCGAGTACCTCCGCGGCGTCAAGCTCCCCGAGGTAGCGATTATCCCGAAGGTCGTGAAGTACTCGGTGCTGTATATCGCCTTTATCATCGCGCTGGATCAGATCGGTGTGCACGTGTTCGCCCTGCTCATCCTGCTCGCCGTTTACACCGTCGGCATCGTCATCGTCGGCGGTTACGCGTTCAAAGACTTTCTCGTCTCGAGCGCCGCGGGTATCTACCTCCTGTTGAACCAGCCCTACAGCATCGGCGACCGGGTGCGGATCGGCGACCAGTCTGGTATCGTCCAAGAGGTCGATCTGTTCGTCACGAAGATCGAAGACGACTCCGAGGAGTTCATCGTACCGAACAGACGGGTGTTCGAGGAAGGCGTCATCCGAATCCGGAGCTAA
- a CDS encoding CaiB/BaiF CoA transferase family protein → MELDGVRVLDLTRLLPGPYATQLLADLGAEVIKIEAPETGDYARQMSPRTDDGTGAIFAAVNRGKQSVVLDLKTDDDTAAFYRLLEDADIVVEGFRPGVAERLGVDYETVCDHNSEIVYCSLTGYGQDGPKRDDAGHDLNYVGLSGLLEMTRSDPESTPQIPGYPIADMAGGLSAAFGIVSGLLSRELGDGTGSYLDVSLTDAIISFSQVVALPALLGEEPRPGESLLTGDLPWYDVYESADGSYVTIAALEKRFWLAFCEAIDRPDLESLHGTADVAERDALRAELESIFADRTRAEWADIAGPDVPVEPVLSPAEALEHPQIDARGMVRRAQPETEYPAIVSPITADESTGREGVPDHGEHTDAVLEAAENGDTDLEEPSSGTERSEK, encoded by the coding sequence ATGGAACTCGACGGCGTTCGCGTCCTCGATCTCACGCGATTGCTTCCGGGCCCGTACGCGACCCAGCTTCTCGCCGACCTCGGTGCCGAAGTCATCAAGATCGAAGCGCCGGAGACGGGCGACTACGCGCGACAGATGTCGCCCCGAACCGACGACGGAACGGGTGCAATCTTCGCCGCGGTCAACCGCGGCAAACAGAGCGTCGTCCTCGACCTGAAAACCGACGACGACACCGCGGCGTTCTACCGGCTCCTCGAGGACGCGGACATCGTCGTCGAGGGCTTCAGACCCGGCGTCGCCGAGCGACTCGGCGTCGACTACGAGACGGTCTGCGATCACAACTCCGAAATCGTCTACTGCTCGCTGACCGGCTACGGACAGGACGGCCCGAAGCGCGACGACGCCGGACACGACCTGAACTACGTCGGTCTGTCGGGGCTGCTCGAGATGACGCGTTCCGACCCCGAATCGACGCCCCAGATTCCGGGCTATCCGATCGCGGACATGGCCGGCGGGTTGTCAGCCGCGTTCGGGATCGTCTCCGGACTTCTCTCGCGCGAACTCGGCGACGGGACGGGGTCGTACCTCGACGTCTCGCTGACCGACGCGATTATTTCGTTCTCGCAAGTCGTCGCATTGCCGGCGCTGCTGGGAGAAGAACCGCGACCGGGTGAGAGTCTCCTGACCGGTGACCTCCCGTGGTACGACGTGTACGAGAGCGCCGATGGATCCTACGTAACGATCGCCGCGCTCGAGAAGCGGTTCTGGCTCGCGTTCTGCGAGGCGATCGACCGCCCCGACCTCGAGTCGCTTCACGGGACCGCCGATGTGGCCGAACGTGACGCGCTCCGTGCGGAACTCGAGTCGATTTTCGCCGATCGAACGCGCGCGGAGTGGGCCGATATCGCGGGTCCCGACGTTCCGGTCGAACCGGTGCTATCACCGGCAGAAGCGCTCGAGCATCCACAGATCGATGCCCGCGGAATGGTCCGCCGGGCGCAGCCGGAGACGGAATACCCCGCGATCGTCTCCCCGATCACCGCCGACGAGTCGACCGGTCGGGAGGGAGTACCGGACCACGGCGAGCACACGGACGCGGTTCTCGAGGCCGCGGAGAACGGAGACACGGACCTCGAGGAACCCTCGAGTGGAACTGAACGGTCCGAGAAGTAG
- a CDS encoding NADP-dependent malic enzyme: MGLDEDALEYHRIDPPGKLEISTTKPTNTQRDLSLAYSPGVAAPCLEIDEDESEAFQYTAKGNLVGVLSNGSAVLGLGDIGAQASKPVMEGKGVLFKRFADIDVFDIELDDADPEKIIEAAKMMEPTFGGINLEDIKAPGCFVIEERLREEMDIPVFHDDQHGTAIISGAALLNAADIADKEIEDMKIVFSGAGASALATAKFYVSLGAKPENIIMCDSSGIITEARATADDINEYKREFARNVPEGDLSDAMEGADVFVGLSVAGIVSQDMVRSMAEDPIIFAMANPDPEIGYAEAKEARDDTVIMATGRSDYPNQVNNVLGFPFIFRGALDVRATEINEDMKVAAASALAELARQDVPDAVVKAYGDDPIQYGPDYIIPKPVDPRVLFRIAPAVAEAAIESGAARTDIDIDEYEEQLEARLGKSREMMRVVLNKAKSDPKTVALAEGENEKMIRAAYQLQEQGIALPILIGDEDEIKSTAANLGLDFDPQVADPDAGDYERYAERLHELRQRKGITRTEAGELVRHDTNYFGSVMVEEGDADAFLTGLSHHYPSALRPPLQVIGTADDVDYAAGVYMLTFKNRVIFIADATVNQSPDEDVLAEVTRQTGKLARRFNVEPRAALLSYSNFGSVTNEDTVKPRKAAQKLQDDPAVDFPVDGEMQADTAVVEDILEGTYGFSELEEPANVLVFPNLESGNIGYKLLQRLGGADAIGPMLTGMDKPVHVLQRGDEVKDIVNLAGVAVVDAQQE, from the coding sequence ATGGGATTAGACGAGGACGCACTGGAGTACCACCGCATCGATCCACCCGGAAAACTCGAGATTTCGACGACGAAACCGACGAATACGCAGCGCGACCTCTCGCTGGCGTACTCGCCCGGCGTCGCCGCACCGTGTCTCGAGATCGACGAGGACGAATCCGAGGCGTTTCAGTACACCGCCAAGGGGAACCTCGTCGGCGTGCTCTCGAACGGCTCTGCAGTGCTCGGTCTCGGAGATATCGGTGCCCAGGCCTCCAAACCAGTTATGGAGGGGAAAGGCGTCCTCTTCAAGCGGTTCGCCGATATCGACGTGTTCGACATCGAACTCGACGATGCGGACCCCGAGAAGATCATCGAGGCCGCGAAGATGATGGAGCCGACCTTCGGCGGAATCAACCTAGAGGATATCAAAGCCCCCGGCTGTTTCGTCATCGAAGAGCGCCTGCGCGAGGAGATGGACATTCCCGTCTTCCACGACGACCAGCACGGAACCGCGATTATCTCCGGTGCGGCGTTGCTCAACGCGGCCGATATCGCCGACAAGGAGATCGAAGACATGAAAATCGTCTTCTCGGGGGCCGGCGCGAGCGCGCTCGCGACCGCCAAGTTTTACGTCTCGCTCGGGGCGAAGCCGGAGAACATCATCATGTGTGACTCCTCGGGAATCATCACCGAGGCCCGCGCGACGGCCGACGATATCAACGAGTACAAACGGGAGTTCGCCCGCAACGTGCCCGAGGGCGACCTTTCGGACGCGATGGAAGGTGCCGACGTCTTCGTCGGCCTCTCGGTCGCTGGAATCGTCTCCCAGGACATGGTCCGCTCGATGGCCGAGGATCCGATCATCTTCGCGATGGCAAACCCCGACCCCGAAATCGGCTACGCGGAAGCCAAGGAGGCTCGAGACGACACCGTCATCATGGCTACCGGCCGATCTGACTACCCGAATCAGGTCAACAACGTCCTCGGCTTCCCGTTTATCTTCCGGGGTGCGCTTGACGTGCGAGCGACCGAGATCAACGAGGACATGAAAGTCGCGGCGGCCAGCGCGCTAGCTGAGCTGGCTCGTCAGGACGTTCCCGACGCGGTCGTCAAAGCCTACGGCGACGACCCCATCCAGTACGGCCCCGACTACATCATCCCGAAGCCGGTCGACCCGCGCGTGCTATTCCGGATCGCCCCCGCCGTCGCGGAGGCCGCGATCGAATCCGGAGCCGCCCGCACGGATATCGATATCGACGAGTACGAAGAACAGCTCGAGGCCCGTCTGGGCAAATCTCGAGAGATGATGCGCGTCGTCCTCAACAAGGCAAAGAGCGACCCGAAGACGGTCGCACTCGCCGAGGGAGAAAACGAGAAGATGATCCGGGCGGCCTACCAGCTGCAAGAACAGGGTATCGCCCTGCCGATCCTCATCGGCGACGAAGACGAGATCAAATCGACCGCCGCGAACCTCGGCCTCGACTTCGACCCGCAGGTTGCAGATCCCGACGCGGGCGATTACGAACGGTACGCAGAACGGCTGCACGAACTCCGCCAGCGCAAGGGGATCACGCGCACTGAAGCGGGCGAACTCGTCCGACACGACACGAACTACTTCGGCAGCGTGATGGTCGAAGAAGGTGACGCTGACGCCTTCCTCACCGGCCTTTCCCATCACTACCCGTCGGCGCTTCGCCCGCCGCTGCAGGTGATCGGTACCGCGGACGACGTCGACTACGCCGCCGGCGTCTACATGCTCACGTTCAAGAATCGCGTGATCTTCATCGCCGACGCGACCGTCAACCAGTCGCCCGACGAGGACGTGCTCGCCGAGGTGACCAGACAGACCGGGAAACTCGCCCGGCGGTTCAACGTCGAACCACGCGCCGCATTGCTCTCGTACTCGAACTTCGGCAGCGTCACGAACGAAGACACCGTCAAACCGCGTAAAGCGGCCCAGAAACTGCAGGACGACCCCGCGGTTGATTTCCCCGTCGACGGCGAGATGCAGGCCGACACGGCCGTCGTCGAGGACATCCTCGAGGGAACGTACGGCTTCTCGGAACTCGAAGAGCCCGCGAACGTGCTCGTCTTCCCGAACCTCGAGTCGGGCAACATCGGCTACAAACTGCTTCAGCGCCTCGGCGGTGCGGATGCGATCGGCCCGATGCTAACCGGGATGGATAAACCCGTCCACGTTCTCCAGCGAGGCGACGAGGTCAAAGACATCGTCAACCTGGCCGGCGTGGCCGTCGTCGACGCACAGCAGGAATAA
- a CDS encoding cyclin → MHSARDRVEHEAWLEELELIADRLDLSSEARSYAGDLFLTDVPESDRSKRAVLAASIYAGSLVAGDGRTQGTVADAADVSRLSIQQRWKDLLETAGLEPPRW, encoded by the coding sequence ATGCACAGTGCGCGCGACCGCGTCGAGCACGAAGCCTGGCTCGAGGAACTCGAGTTGATCGCGGATCGGCTCGACCTCTCGAGCGAGGCCCGCTCGTACGCTGGCGATCTCTTTCTCACCGATGTCCCAGAGTCGGATCGGTCCAAACGGGCCGTCCTGGCGGCGAGCATCTACGCCGGCTCGCTTGTCGCTGGCGACGGCCGCACTCAGGGAACGGTTGCCGATGCGGCCGACGTCTCGCGGCTCTCGATCCAACAGCGCTGGAAGGACTTACTCGAGACGGCCGGACTCGAGCCCCCGCGGTGGTAA
- a CDS encoding aldo/keto reductase: MEQRRLGSTDLSVTEVGLGTWNIGSDWGEVSSEEARTAVRTALEEGVDFLDTADVYGDGASEQYIADVLSEWDGSEDVTVATKVGRRIDPHEAAGYTAETLEEHVDRSRENLGVDTLDLVQLHCPPPAAYYQPRVFDAMESLVEAGKIDHVGVSVEKVEEALKAIEYPCVETIQIIFNPARQRPADLFLEEAKRRDIGVIVRVPLASGLLTGALSADTEFDESDHRNFNREGEAFDRGETFSGLPFERGLEFAGRIDEHVPDGMTTAQFSLRWILDHDAVSTVIPGSSSPEHIRENVEASSFDPLSKQTHGAVRDSYEQVVYDDVHHQW; encoded by the coding sequence ATGGAACAGCGACGACTCGGTTCGACCGACCTGTCGGTAACTGAAGTCGGCCTCGGCACCTGGAACATCGGCTCCGACTGGGGCGAGGTCTCGAGCGAGGAGGCTCGAACGGCCGTCCGGACGGCCCTCGAGGAGGGGGTAGATTTCCTCGATACCGCCGACGTCTACGGCGACGGCGCGAGCGAGCAGTACATCGCGGACGTGCTCTCCGAGTGGGACGGCTCCGAGGACGTGACCGTCGCGACCAAAGTCGGCCGGCGGATCGATCCCCACGAGGCCGCGGGATACACCGCAGAGACTCTCGAGGAACACGTCGATCGCTCCCGGGAGAACCTGGGTGTGGACACGCTCGATCTGGTACAACTACACTGTCCGCCGCCGGCGGCCTACTACCAGCCGCGAGTGTTCGACGCGATGGAATCGCTCGTCGAGGCCGGGAAAATCGACCACGTCGGCGTGAGCGTCGAGAAGGTCGAGGAGGCGCTGAAAGCGATCGAGTACCCCTGCGTCGAGACGATCCAGATAATCTTCAATCCCGCTCGCCAGCGCCCCGCGGACCTGTTCCTCGAGGAGGCAAAACGGCGCGACATCGGGGTTATCGTCCGCGTCCCGCTGGCGTCCGGACTGCTGACCGGTGCGCTCTCGGCTGACACGGAGTTCGACGAGAGCGATCACCGAAACTTCAATCGCGAGGGTGAGGCGTTCGACCGCGGCGAGACCTTCAGCGGACTCCCATTCGAGCGGGGGCTCGAGTTCGCAGGCCGGATCGACGAACACGTGCCCGACGGGATGACGACCGCGCAGTTTTCCCTGCGCTGGATTCTCGACCACGACGCCGTCTCGACGGTTATCCCCGGCTCGAGTTCGCCGGAACACATTCGAGAGAACGTCGAAGCGTCGTCGTTCGATCCCCTCTCGAAGCAGACCCACGGCGCGGTTCGCGACAGTTACGAGCAAGTGGTCTACGACGACGTCCACCACCAGTGGTAA
- a CDS encoding 30S ribosomal protein S8e → MQDQGRSTRKRTGGRLKHLRNRRKYELGRLPTETEVGEPRYRTIDARGNDEKTRALATNVVNVNKGGETVTTEINDVVENDANPNYVRRNIITKGAVIDTDEGNARVTSRPGQTGQVNAVLLD, encoded by the coding sequence ATGCAAGATCAGGGCCGTTCTACTCGCAAGCGAACCGGCGGACGACTCAAGCACCTTCGAAACCGACGAAAGTACGAACTCGGCCGCCTACCAACCGAGACTGAGGTCGGCGAACCGCGCTATCGAACCATCGACGCCCGGGGCAACGACGAGAAGACTCGAGCGCTCGCGACGAACGTCGTGAACGTCAACAAAGGCGGCGAAACGGTGACGACCGAGATCAACGACGTCGTCGAAAACGACGCGAATCCCAACTACGTTCGACGGAACATCATCACGAAGGGGGCAGTCATCGACACCGATGAAGGCAACGCTCGAGTCACCTCCCGTCCGGGACAGACCGGGCAGGTCAACGCCGTTCTTCTCGACTAA
- a CDS encoding NYN domain-containing protein: MSVFDRVRSRLESSPETSPESPPTVGLFVDGPNVLREEFDVDLDDVRDAALEYGRVGITRLYLDEHATPGLIQAAEARGYEVVITSGDVDVKLAVDATAFTATDPVDVLVVVSRDTDFKPVLEHAGAAGIRTVAIAPGSHGRSDALRNAADEGVTLSE, translated from the coding sequence ATGTCCGTCTTCGACCGCGTTCGCTCTCGTCTCGAGTCTTCGCCGGAGACCTCACCCGAATCGCCACCGACCGTCGGACTCTTTGTCGACGGACCGAACGTGCTCCGCGAGGAATTCGACGTTGACCTTGACGATGTTCGCGATGCCGCACTCGAGTACGGACGCGTCGGAATCACCCGACTCTACCTCGACGAACACGCGACGCCGGGGTTGATCCAGGCCGCCGAAGCCCGCGGGTACGAGGTCGTCATCACAAGCGGTGACGTGGATGTCAAACTGGCCGTGGATGCGACCGCGTTTACCGCGACCGATCCCGTCGATGTCCTCGTCGTCGTCTCCCGCGACACGGATTTCAAACCGGTGCTCGAGCATGCGGGCGCGGCCGGCATTCGAACGGTTGCGATCGCCCCCGGGAGCCACGGTCGCTCCGACGCGCTCCGGAACGCGGCCGACGAGGGAGTCACGCTATCGGAGTGA